The following proteins are encoded in a genomic region of Entelurus aequoreus isolate RoL-2023_Sb linkage group LG01, RoL_Eaeq_v1.1, whole genome shotgun sequence:
- the dcp1a gene encoding mRNA-decapping enzyme 1A isoform X2 has protein sequence MKMAAAGHMMSLAALQRQDPYINKLLDLTGQVALYNFNSTTNQWEKTEIEGTLFVYTRSASPHHGFTIMNRLSADNLVEPINKDLEFQLQDPFLLYKNANMGIYSIWFYDKRDCHRIAQLMVQIVKLEADHAHRQSPVKAKPRPTNGVAEARPMGILELLSKAKEEYQRAQSCDADAPTEPNATAASASDHTSQQSDKTHTMVKQITVEELFGSPILKDPPLPAMPTKNVTSASGDPSATYPQNQPYPHAAHQNPLRGPHVAAQDLGPQQVHQGHGLLPAPYAIHHNPVFQSAVPRPDPQSLCSLSPLMVPPEVRTTPAGPAAPRAYMEQDILNSLKTSTQSLNVEIHKPVLAPNFLPSTLVPPHSFQEHPAVLQLTQDRDVHSKPPNLIKPVSAIPMSPGLAVPRPDSSVLLSPSAFQQSLSKMAAAAVVPASPSEHLGTSVGAVEPSQHPCSKVQLQETLIHLIKNDSAFLGTIHDAYLQNLSKDLSAMKL, from the exons ATGAAGATGGCGGCTGCCGGACACATGATGAGTTTGGCCGCCCTGCAGAGACAAGATCCTTACATCAACAAACTGCTCGACCTCACCGGACAGGTGGCGCTTTATAACTTCAACTCCACAACCAACCAGTGG GAGAAGACAGAAATTGAGGGGACACTGTTTGTGTATACAAG GTCTGCTTCTCCGCACCATGGCTTCACCATCATGAACCGCCTGAGTGCTGACAACCTGGTAGAACCCATCAACAAAGACCTGGAGTTCCAGCTGCAGGACCCTTTCCTGCTTTACAAAAACGCCAACA TGGGCATCTACAGTATTTGGTTCTACGACAAGAGGGACTGCCATCGCATAGCTCAGCTGATGGTCCA GATTGTCAAACTTGAAGCCGACCACGCACACAGACAATCCCCAGTGAAGGCGAAGCCCAGGCCGACCAATGGTGTAGCAGAAGCGCGACCCATGGGAATCCTGGAGCTGCTGAGCAAAGCCAAGGAGGAATACCAGAGG GCGCAGTCATGTGACGCTGATGCACCTACAGAACCGAATGCCACGGCAGCTTCAGCTTCAGACCACACCTCCCAGCAGTCTGATAAG ACTCATACAATGGTGAAGCAGATTACGGTGGAGGAGCTTTTTGGCTCGCCCATCCTTAAGGACCCCCCTCTGCCCGCCATGCCCACTAAAAATGTCACGTCTGCTTCCGGTGACCCCTCAGCTACTTACCCCCAGAACCAACCCTACCCCCATGCGGCACACCAGAACCCTCTCCGTGGTCCCCACGTGGCCGCCCAGGATCTTGGGCCACAGCAGGTGCACCAAGGCCACGGCCTGCTGCCGGCCCCTTACGCAATACATCACAACCCTGTTTTCCAATCGGCGGTCCCCAGGCCCGACCCCCAGTCCCTCTGTTCGCTCTCTCCTCTCATGGTGCCTCCAGAGGTTCGAACTACTCCCGCTGGGCCTGCAGCTCCCCGGGCTTATATGGAGCAGGATATTCTCAACTCGCTCAAAACGTCAACGCAGTCGCTCAATGTGGAAATCCACAAGCCTGTGCTGGCGCCCAATTTCCTGCCAAGCACTCTGGTGCCACCTCACAGCTTCCAAGAACATCCAGCGGTCCTCCAACTCACACAAGACCGGGATGTTCATTCAAAGCCCCCAAACCTGATAAAACCTGTTTCA GCTATTCCTATGAGTCCCGGTCTTGCCGTTCCTAGGCCGGACTCCTCCGTGCTGCTCTCCCCCAGCGCCTTTCAGCAGTCTCTCAGCAAGATGGCAGCTGCAGCTGTGGTCCCTGCATCCCCTTCGGAACACCTGGGCACCTCTGTAGGGGCTGTGGAGCCTTCGCAGCACCCCTGCAGCAAAGTCCAGCTGCAAGAGACACTCATACACCTCATCAAG
- the dcp1a gene encoding mRNA-decapping enzyme 1A isoform X1, which yields MKMAAAGHMMSLAALQRQDPYINKLLDLTGQVALYNFNSTTNQWEKTEIEGTLFVYTRSASPHHGFTIMNRLSADNLVEPINKDLEFQLQDPFLLYKNANMGIYSIWFYDKRDCHRIAQLMVQIVKLEADHAHRQSPVKAKPRPTNGVAEARPMGILELLSKAKEEYQRAQSCDADAPTEPNATAASASDHTSQQSDKKTHTMVKQITVEELFGSPILKDPPLPAMPTKNVTSASGDPSATYPQNQPYPHAAHQNPLRGPHVAAQDLGPQQVHQGHGLLPAPYAIHHNPVFQSAVPRPDPQSLCSLSPLMVPPEVRTTPAGPAAPRAYMEQDILNSLKTSTQSLNVEIHKPVLAPNFLPSTLVPPHSFQEHPAVLQLTQDRDVHSKPPNLIKPVSAIPMSPGLAVPRPDSSVLLSPSAFQQSLSKMAAAAVVPASPSEHLGTSVGAVEPSQHPCSKVQLQETLIHLIKNDSAFLGTIHDAYLQNLSKDLSAMKL from the exons ATGAAGATGGCGGCTGCCGGACACATGATGAGTTTGGCCGCCCTGCAGAGACAAGATCCTTACATCAACAAACTGCTCGACCTCACCGGACAGGTGGCGCTTTATAACTTCAACTCCACAACCAACCAGTGG GAGAAGACAGAAATTGAGGGGACACTGTTTGTGTATACAAG GTCTGCTTCTCCGCACCATGGCTTCACCATCATGAACCGCCTGAGTGCTGACAACCTGGTAGAACCCATCAACAAAGACCTGGAGTTCCAGCTGCAGGACCCTTTCCTGCTTTACAAAAACGCCAACA TGGGCATCTACAGTATTTGGTTCTACGACAAGAGGGACTGCCATCGCATAGCTCAGCTGATGGTCCA GATTGTCAAACTTGAAGCCGACCACGCACACAGACAATCCCCAGTGAAGGCGAAGCCCAGGCCGACCAATGGTGTAGCAGAAGCGCGACCCATGGGAATCCTGGAGCTGCTGAGCAAAGCCAAGGAGGAATACCAGAGG GCGCAGTCATGTGACGCTGATGCACCTACAGAACCGAATGCCACGGCAGCTTCAGCTTCAGACCACACCTCCCAGCAGTCTGATAAG AAGACTCATACAATGGTGAAGCAGATTACGGTGGAGGAGCTTTTTGGCTCGCCCATCCTTAAGGACCCCCCTCTGCCCGCCATGCCCACTAAAAATGTCACGTCTGCTTCCGGTGACCCCTCAGCTACTTACCCCCAGAACCAACCCTACCCCCATGCGGCACACCAGAACCCTCTCCGTGGTCCCCACGTGGCCGCCCAGGATCTTGGGCCACAGCAGGTGCACCAAGGCCACGGCCTGCTGCCGGCCCCTTACGCAATACATCACAACCCTGTTTTCCAATCGGCGGTCCCCAGGCCCGACCCCCAGTCCCTCTGTTCGCTCTCTCCTCTCATGGTGCCTCCAGAGGTTCGAACTACTCCCGCTGGGCCTGCAGCTCCCCGGGCTTATATGGAGCAGGATATTCTCAACTCGCTCAAAACGTCAACGCAGTCGCTCAATGTGGAAATCCACAAGCCTGTGCTGGCGCCCAATTTCCTGCCAAGCACTCTGGTGCCACCTCACAGCTTCCAAGAACATCCAGCGGTCCTCCAACTCACACAAGACCGGGATGTTCATTCAAAGCCCCCAAACCTGATAAAACCTGTTTCA GCTATTCCTATGAGTCCCGGTCTTGCCGTTCCTAGGCCGGACTCCTCCGTGCTGCTCTCCCCCAGCGCCTTTCAGCAGTCTCTCAGCAAGATGGCAGCTGCAGCTGTGGTCCCTGCATCCCCTTCGGAACACCTGGGCACCTCTGTAGGGGCTGTGGAGCCTTCGCAGCACCCCTGCAGCAAAGTCCAGCTGCAAGAGACACTCATACACCTCATCAAG